GTCGGCTGCTGTGAGCGTGCGAGTGGGCGCGGCGATACGGTCGGCCTCTCGGCAGAGCTCGTCCAGTGGGACGCCGAGCCGGGCTTTCCCAGGGTGGTCGAGGTGTGCCCAGACGTCGACGGGACCATTCTCGAGTGTCGACTCCTGCGGACGTGGAGCGCCTGCGTACGGCGGCATACGCGTTCGGGCAAGGTCTCAGCACGCTCGCCGTACGGCTCGCCGGTCAGCAGAATCCGGGCGCGCGCAGGGGATGTGAGGGGCTGGGTGGTCACTGCTCCCTGGATCACCCCGGTCCGCCTGAAGGTCTCGACCATGTTGGTCCCGTAACCGCGCTCGGGGCGCCGGGCGATCGCGCGGGAGAGTTCCTGCAAGCGCAGTTGTTTCAGTCTCAGGCGCAGGACAGTCCCCCGGTCATCGCTCTGTGGGCCGGCTCCGTGGACGCGGAAGTCGGTGCTCGGGGCGCCCGGGCCTGTGCCCTGCAGCTGCGCTGTATGGCTGACCACATCGAGCATCTCGCCGCGCAGCTCGACCGGATCACCACAGGCTGGAGAGACGAGAGCGTCGCTGGGAGTATGGAGGCCGCAACCAAGGCCACGTGAACAGCTGGCGTCGCACGGTCTTTGGTCAGGATGGGAGGCATCAGCTCCAGGGTGGCAGCGTCCCGGAGGAGGACGACCTGTACGGCTTCGTCGACCGGTACCGGCTGTTGTGGTGAGCGTGCTGCCAATGCCGCACTGTGCCCACGTTCAGGACGAGGAGCGGCGTTTCGTTGTGTCGGCGCAGGCTGCCGTGCAATGGGGAGGTAAGGCTCACTGGAGACACGTCATCTGCTGATCTACACGTGCCTAGGCATGGTGCTCGTACCGCTGCGACCCTTTCGGTCATCACTCCAGGAAGGAGACTGTGATGAGCTGGGCCGACAATCCGGAGCGCCTCGCGCGCCTCTTGTCCGACCTGGCCAACGCTCTTGAGATGTCGGGCGTCGATAGGTCGGGAAGCTCTCCCGAGCGGCATCTCTTGGACGATGCGCGCTCGGCCGCTCGCGAGCTGGCCCCTCCCAAGCGTCGTCGATCAGGGAAGGGGGGCGGATTCTAGGCAGTGATCATCCGGGCGCTTAGTGAGTGTCCGGGGTC
This portion of the Streptomyces sp. NBC_01750 genome encodes:
- a CDS encoding DUF6907 domain-containing protein, whose product is MSTPADVERLRTAAYAFGQGLSTLAVRLAGQQNPGARRGCEGLGGHCSLDHPGPPEGLDHVGPVTALGAPGDRAGEFLQAQLFQSQAQDSPPVIALWAGSVDAEVGARGARACALQLRCMADHIEHLAAQLDRITTGWRDESVAGSMEAATKAT